In a single window of the Thiohalophilus sp. genome:
- the bamB gene encoding outer membrane protein assembly factor BamB — MRQFGLLSVVLLLSACGSSPNLQPPRELQPIDKPLRIDTVWSGQAGRGAGEQYLQLPVRHHGDMAYAADYQGYVKAFALDSGKAHWERQTGLQLATGAAYHNGRLYFGTRQGEVVALSAEDGRELWRSELSSEVIARPAVADEILVAKTHDGKLFALETAGGERRWVYDRSVPALTLRGNSAPIIVNDLVIAGFDNGRLTALVLNNGSIFWETAISHPSGKTELERMIDIDADPVVVDDVVYAVTYQGRLAAVDIRSGRIQWARDMSSYTGMVADDYRIYLSDSEGQVLALNRRNGATLWRQDKLLRRDLTRPQLDGPYLVVADYDGYLHWLLRESGRLKGRARINAGFYLFTDEYDGYELAFRKENNVLTPPLVTDERVIAVDRHGSLDAFRRIE, encoded by the coding sequence GTGAGACAGTTTGGATTACTGAGTGTGGTGTTGCTGCTCAGCGCCTGCGGTTCTTCGCCCAACCTGCAGCCCCCCCGGGAGCTGCAACCGATTGACAAGCCGTTGCGGATCGATACCGTGTGGTCGGGCCAGGCCGGCCGGGGCGCCGGAGAGCAGTATCTGCAGTTACCGGTGCGCCATCATGGGGATATGGCTTATGCGGCAGATTATCAGGGCTATGTGAAAGCCTTCGCGCTCGACAGCGGCAAAGCGCACTGGGAACGGCAGACCGGTTTGCAACTGGCCACCGGCGCGGCCTATCACAACGGCAGGCTCTATTTCGGAACCCGGCAGGGCGAAGTGGTGGCACTGTCGGCTGAGGACGGGCGCGAACTGTGGCGCAGCGAACTCTCCAGTGAGGTGATCGCCCGCCCGGCGGTAGCCGATGAGATTCTGGTCGCAAAAACCCATGACGGCAAACTGTTTGCGTTGGAGACGGCCGGCGGCGAGCGTCGCTGGGTGTATGATCGCAGTGTCCCGGCCCTGACCCTGCGTGGCAACAGCGCCCCGATCATTGTCAATGATCTGGTCATTGCCGGCTTCGATAACGGTCGCCTGACGGCACTGGTGCTCAATAATGGTTCGATCTTCTGGGAGACGGCGATCAGTCATCCCTCGGGCAAGACCGAGCTGGAACGGATGATCGATATCGATGCCGATCCGGTAGTGGTCGATGATGTGGTCTATGCCGTGACCTATCAGGGCCGGCTGGCCGCGGTGGATATCCGTTCCGGCCGGATCCAGTGGGCACGCGACATGTCCTCCTATACCGGTATGGTGGCGGATGATTACCGGATTTATCTGAGTGACAGCGAAGGTCAGGTTCTGGCATTGAATCGGCGCAACGGCGCCACCTTGTGGCGACAGGACAAGCTGTTGCGGCGCGATTTGACCCGGCCGCAACTGGACGGTCCCTATCTGGTGGTGGCCGATTACGATGGTTATCTGCACTGGCTGTTGCGCGAGAGCGGTCGGCTGAAGGGGCGGGCCCGGATCAATGCCGGCTTCTATCTGTTTACCGATGAGTATGACGGCTACGAGCTGGCCTTTCGCAAGGAGAATAACGTGCTCACCCCGCCACTGGTCACGGATGAACGGGTCATTGCGGTGGATCGCCACGGTTCGCTGGATGCGTTTCGGCGCATCGAATAG
- a CDS encoding peptidoglycan DD-metalloendopeptidase family protein codes for MPRHQAIPGGVAVITLNEIDKARPGATYLKKKVMVRANNTHWEAVVGIPLSAKAGIHRLKVDNGQSEYHKEFRVVDKDYETTHITITNQRMVSPTKEDIERHYREKKQIIAAIHSWSERDNVDTSFITPVEGRFSSPFGLKRIYNNQDRIRRHTGLDIAAPVGTPILAPASGTVIRTGDYFFTGNTVFIDHGQGLVTMYCHLDRFDVEEGQYINQSQKLGEVGMTGRVSGPHLHWAVFLNQFKVDPKLFMSQLEN; via the coding sequence ATGCCCCGTCATCAGGCCATTCCCGGTGGCGTCGCCGTTATTACTCTGAACGAGATTGATAAAGCCAGACCCGGCGCCACCTATCTCAAGAAAAAAGTGATGGTACGCGCCAATAACACGCACTGGGAAGCCGTCGTCGGAATTCCCCTGTCCGCCAAAGCCGGCATCCATCGCCTCAAGGTTGATAACGGTCAAAGCGAATACCACAAGGAATTTCGCGTGGTGGACAAGGATTATGAAACCACCCATATCACGATCACCAACCAGCGCATGGTCTCCCCCACCAAGGAAGACATCGAGCGTCATTATCGGGAAAAGAAACAGATCATCGCGGCCATTCACAGCTGGAGCGAGCGTGACAACGTGGACACCAGTTTCATCACGCCGGTAGAGGGCCGTTTCAGCAGCCCCTTTGGCCTCAAGCGGATCTACAACAACCAGGATCGTATCCGCCGCCACACCGGCCTGGATATCGCCGCACCCGTGGGCACGCCCATTCTCGCCCCGGCTTCCGGGACGGTGATCCGCACCGGTGACTACTTTTTTACCGGCAATACCGTGTTTATCGACCACGGCCAGGGGCTGGTCACCATGTATTGCCATCTGGACAGGTTCGACGTCGAGGAAGGGCAGTACATCAACCAGAGCCAGAAACTGGGCGAAGTCGGCATGACCGGCCGGGTCAGCGGCCCGCATCTGCACTGGGCCGTGTTCCTCAACCAGTTCAAGGTCGATCCCAAACTCTTCATGAGCCAGCTCGAAAATTAA
- the ndk gene encoding nucleoside-diphosphate kinase produces MAVERTLSIIKPDAVARNVIGEIYSRFEKAGLKIIAARMLHLSKEQAGEFYAVHKERPFYNELVEFMTSGPVMVQVLEGDEAIAKNREVMGATNPAEAAPGTIRADFAKTVDENAVHGSDAPETASAEIAFFFKDDEICPRTR; encoded by the coding sequence ATGGCCGTTGAACGTACTCTTTCCATTATCAAGCCCGACGCGGTTGCCAGGAATGTGATTGGCGAGATCTACAGCCGTTTTGAAAAGGCGGGCCTGAAAATTATCGCCGCTCGTATGCTGCATCTGAGCAAGGAGCAGGCGGGGGAGTTCTACGCTGTGCACAAGGAGCGTCCCTTTTATAATGAACTGGTCGAGTTCATGACCTCCGGGCCGGTGATGGTCCAGGTGCTCGAAGGCGACGAGGCCATCGCCAAAAACCGCGAAGTGATGGGCGCCACCAATCCGGCGGAGGCCGCGCCGGGCACCATTCGCGCCGATTTTGCCAAGACCGTCGATGAAAACGCGGTACACGGCTCCGACGCCCCGGAAACCGCCAGCGCCGAAATCGCGTTTTTCTTCAAAGACGACGAAATCTGTCCGCGCACCCGCTAG
- a CDS encoding helix-turn-helix domain-containing protein produces MEREALQQPEMPPAEPRMWPGKRLREAREARNLSREQVAHQLHQEVSTIVALEEDDYARLPGKTYVLGYLRSYARLLQLPESEIIAAVQIDHVETSDLLPEHIDYDKPVRLTPRSARPLLYIVLILLIVAGLVGLFFGMPSLPFGLG; encoded by the coding sequence ATGGAACGGGAGGCATTACAACAACCGGAAATGCCCCCCGCCGAACCGCGTATGTGGCCCGGCAAGCGTTTGCGCGAAGCCCGTGAAGCCAGGAACCTGAGTCGCGAGCAGGTCGCTCACCAGCTGCATCAGGAAGTGAGCACCATTGTGGCCCTGGAAGAGGATGACTACGCCCGCTTGCCGGGCAAAACTTATGTACTGGGTTATCTGCGCAGCTACGCCCGTTTGCTGCAGCTGCCCGAGAGTGAGATTATCGCCGCCGTCCAGATCGACCATGTCGAAACCAGCGATCTGCTCCCCGAACATATCGACTATGACAAACCGGTCCGCCTGACCCCGCGCAGTGCCCGGCCGCTGCTGTATATCGTGTTGATTCTGTTGATTGTCGCCGGACTCGTTGGCCTGTTTTTCGGTATGCCCTCCCTGCCGTTCGGTTTGGGGTAG
- the der gene encoding ribosome biogenesis GTPase Der — protein MQPVIALVGRPNVGKSTLFNRLTRSRDALVADQPGLTRDRQFGEGKLGDKPYIVVDTGGLSGEDAELDSLMASQAWLAVEQADIVLFMVDARAGLLPDDHYIAERLRQSGKTLFLVVNKVDGTEAALATAEFHALGLGEPHAIAASQGRGIKSLMTQVLVSLPDVDESAQEVPPGIKVAIIGRPNVGKSTLVNRILGEERVLAYDMPGTTRDSIYLPFERDDQHYVLIDTAGVRRRSRIHETIEKFSVIKTLQAVKDAHVVLMLLDAHQGISDQDASLLGFVLESGRALVLAVNKWDGLEKDQRDWIRREIDAKLPFLSFAEVHFISALHGTNVGHLFASIVTAYESATQTLSTARLTRLLQYLVEAHPPPLVHGRRIKLRFAHQGGQNPPVIIIHGNQTAAVPDGYRRYLINGFQKHLGLEGTPVQVEFRSGENPFAGKKNKLTARQVQKRQRLRRFVSKRGK, from the coding sequence ATGCAACCGGTCATCGCCCTTGTGGGGCGCCCCAATGTCGGCAAATCGACCCTGTTCAACAGGCTGACACGCTCGCGTGACGCGCTGGTGGCGGATCAGCCGGGCCTGACCCGGGATCGGCAATTCGGCGAGGGCAAGTTGGGTGACAAGCCCTATATCGTGGTGGATACCGGTGGACTCAGCGGCGAGGATGCGGAGCTCGACAGCCTGATGGCCAGCCAGGCCTGGCTGGCGGTGGAGCAGGCCGATATCGTGCTGTTTATGGTCGATGCCCGGGCCGGTCTGTTACCGGATGATCACTACATCGCCGAGCGCTTGCGCCAGAGCGGCAAGACACTGTTTCTGGTGGTCAACAAGGTGGATGGTACGGAGGCCGCGCTGGCCACCGCCGAGTTCCATGCGCTGGGACTGGGGGAACCCCACGCCATCGCCGCCAGTCAGGGACGCGGGATCAAGTCGCTGATGACGCAGGTTCTGGTCTCCCTGCCGGATGTCGACGAGTCGGCGCAGGAGGTGCCGCCGGGCATCAAGGTGGCGATCATCGGACGGCCCAATGTCGGCAAATCGACCCTGGTCAACCGCATCCTCGGTGAAGAGCGGGTGCTGGCTTATGACATGCCGGGCACCACCCGCGACAGCATCTACCTGCCGTTCGAGCGTGATGATCAACACTATGTGTTGATCGATACCGCCGGGGTGCGGCGCCGCAGCCGGATCCATGAAACCATCGAAAAATTTAGTGTCATCAAGACGTTACAGGCAGTTAAGGATGCGCATGTGGTGCTGATGTTACTCGATGCCCATCAGGGGATCAGCGATCAGGATGCCAGCCTGCTCGGGTTTGTGCTGGAGAGCGGGCGCGCGCTGGTGCTGGCGGTGAATAAATGGGACGGCCTGGAAAAAGATCAGCGCGACTGGATACGCCGGGAGATCGACGCCAAGCTGCCGTTTTTGAGTTTTGCCGAGGTCCATTTTATCTCCGCCTTGCACGGCACCAACGTCGGTCATCTGTTCGCTTCGATCGTTACCGCCTATGAATCCGCCACACAGACGCTTTCCACGGCCAGGTTAACCCGTCTGTTACAGTATCTGGTCGAGGCTCATCCGCCGCCGCTGGTCCACGGTCGTCGCATCAAGTTGCGCTTCGCGCATCAGGGTGGGCAGAACCCGCCGGTGATCATCATCCACGGTAATCAGACCGCCGCCGTCCCCGACGGCTATCGGCGCTATTTGATCAACGGGTTTCAGAAGCATCTCGGCCTGGAAGGTACGCCGGTGCAGGTGGAATTTCGCAGTGGCGAGAATCCGTTTGCCGGCAAGAAGAACAAGCTGACCGCCCGCCAGGTACAAAAGCGCCAACGCCTGCGCCGTTTTGTCAGCAAACGCGGCAAGTAG
- the iscR gene encoding Fe-S cluster assembly transcriptional regulator IscR — protein sequence MRLTTKGRYAVTAMLDLALHYKEGPITLADISQRQGISLSYLEQLFSKLRKNGLVDSTRGPGGGYRLSRDTHEVAVADVITAVDEKVETTRCGGLSNCQDDQQCLTHDLWTDLSHQIHDFLKGISLGQLVERQGVQEVAARQERQQQASFQSPQGKVAVES from the coding sequence ATGAGACTGACTACCAAGGGTCGCTACGCAGTCACCGCCATGCTGGATCTGGCGCTGCATTACAAAGAAGGGCCGATCACGCTGGCCGACATTTCCCAGCGCCAGGGGATCTCCCTTTCCTATCTGGAACAGCTGTTCTCCAAGCTGCGCAAGAACGGTCTGGTCGACAGCACCCGCGGACCGGGCGGCGGTTATCGCCTGAGCCGCGATACACACGAAGTGGCCGTGGCCGACGTCATCACCGCCGTTGATGAGAAGGTCGAAACCACCCGTTGCGGCGGTCTGTCGAACTGCCAGGATGATCAGCAGTGCCTGACGCATGACTTGTGGACCGATCTGAGTCATCAGATTCACGACTTTCTCAAAGGCATCAGCCTGGGCCAGCTGGTCGAACGCCAGGGTGTCCAGGAAGTGGCCGCCCGCCAGGAACGCCAGCAACAGGCCAGTTTCCAGTCCCCGCAAGGCAAAGTCGCGGTCGAATCCTGA
- the pilW gene encoding type IV pilus biogenesis/stability protein PilW, with amino-acid sequence MNRYLPFVLLIVSTLMLGACTTTSSKPDLSDERLREASELNAELGVKYMQQGDNERAMGKLQKAINYNDDNARAHHYLGELYRRVDRPDEAEQHFKAALDITPRDPSLLNNYAVLLCDLEKYDASDRYFEKALDDPVYSGKAGIYQNMAQCAESQNNLKQAEEYYLKALRLDPRLPNANLGMARLTFDMSLYTQSRQYLERFLERRKHNAQSLWLGILLERRAGNRNRVASYAMLLKGRFPDSEEARKLRKLERQGKL; translated from the coding sequence ATGAACCGATATCTGCCTTTTGTATTGCTGATTGTCTCGACGCTGATGCTGGGGGCCTGTACTACCACCAGCAGCAAACCGGACTTGTCAGACGAACGCCTGCGAGAAGCCTCTGAACTGAATGCCGAGCTGGGCGTGAAGTACATGCAACAGGGCGATAACGAACGGGCGATGGGCAAGCTGCAAAAGGCGATCAACTACAACGATGACAACGCCAGGGCACACCACTACCTGGGCGAACTCTATCGCCGCGTCGACAGACCCGATGAGGCCGAACAGCATTTCAAGGCAGCGCTGGATATTACCCCCAGGGATCCCTCGCTGTTGAACAATTATGCCGTGCTGTTATGTGACCTGGAGAAGTATGACGCGTCCGATCGCTATTTCGAAAAAGCACTGGATGATCCGGTTTATTCCGGCAAGGCGGGCATCTACCAGAACATGGCCCAGTGCGCCGAGAGTCAGAACAATCTTAAGCAGGCGGAGGAGTATTACCTCAAGGCCCTGCGGCTGGATCCCCGGCTGCCCAACGCCAATCTGGGTATGGCCCGGCTGACCTTCGACATGAGCCTGTATACCCAGTCCCGCCAGTATCTGGAGCGGTTTCTGGAGCGCCGCAAGCACAATGCCCAGAGCCTGTGGCTCGGTATTTTGCTGGAACGTCGAGCAGGTAACAGAAATCGGGTGGCCAGCTATGCCATGTTACTCAAAGGACGGTTTCCCGATTCCGAGGAAGCCCGGAAACTGAGAAAACTGGAACGCCAGGGTAAACTTTAG
- a CDS encoding tetratricopeptide repeat protein, with protein sequence MAQFERSEEETIQAIKDWWKENGRAVIAGVVLGIGGIVGVRYWFDHQQQSQHEASQAYSNVQMALQSGNRERAARAVDALMEEYDSTAYAVLGALGMGRLELEAGQPESAERYLRWALVNSDTGEYRHLARQRLARLLLAGGQPEQAAELLDGVDEAGYGSIYAEIRGDIAQAREEPGEARSHYQQALLGAENALRRQLLEMKLAELSAVAGAPDSEVMP encoded by the coding sequence ATGGCACAGTTTGAACGTAGTGAAGAAGAGACCATCCAGGCGATCAAGGACTGGTGGAAGGAGAACGGGCGCGCCGTGATTGCCGGTGTCGTGCTGGGGATCGGCGGCATCGTGGGGGTCCGTTACTGGTTTGATCACCAGCAGCAGAGCCAGCACGAGGCATCCCAGGCCTACAGCAATGTTCAGATGGCGTTGCAATCCGGTAACCGGGAACGGGCCGCCAGGGCGGTCGACGCCCTGATGGAAGAGTACGATTCCACGGCGTATGCCGTGCTCGGCGCGCTGGGTATGGGCCGGCTGGAGCTGGAAGCCGGCCAGCCCGAGTCAGCCGAGCGCTATTTGCGCTGGGCGTTGGTCAACAGCGACACCGGGGAATACCGGCATCTGGCCCGCCAGCGTCTGGCGCGTCTGCTGCTGGCCGGGGGGCAGCCCGAACAGGCAGCCGAACTGCTCGACGGGGTGGATGAAGCCGGTTACGGATCGATCTATGCCGAAATCCGCGGCGACATCGCCCAGGCACGGGAAGAGCCAGGCGAGGCGCGCAGCCACTATCAGCAGGCGCTGCTGGGCGCTGAAAATGCCCTGCGTCGACAGTTGCTGGAGATGAAACTGGCCGAGTTGTCAGCAGTGGCCGGGGCGCCGGACAGTGAGGTCATGCCGTGA
- the rlmN gene encoding 23S rRNA (adenine(2503)-C(2))-methyltransferase RlmN: MSEHDKVNLLNLDQSGLQAFFAEQGEKAFRATQVMKWIYQFGVDEFDAMTNLGKGLREKLDQVAQIRPPEVVSEQHSSDGTIKWLLRVDNGNCIETVFIPEEHRGTLCISSQVGCALDCTFCSTAQQGFNRNLSAAEIIGQLWVANQRLHSIPRLARSISNVVLMGMGEPLLNFDNVVCAMNIMMEDNAYGLSKRRVTLSTSGVIPALDRLKQVSDVSLAVSLHAPTDELRDQLVPINRKYPIKELIAACLRYIDGDSRRKITFEYVMLEGINDKPEHARALIKLLRQVPSKINLIPFNPFPGTDYRCSDAATINRFRDILMEAGLMTVTRKTRGDDIDAACGQLAGQVLDKTKRKLRRTAEQMPINRVGT, translated from the coding sequence TTGAGCGAGCACGACAAAGTCAATCTGCTGAATCTGGATCAAAGCGGCTTGCAGGCCTTCTTTGCCGAGCAGGGCGAGAAGGCCTTTCGTGCCACCCAGGTGATGAAATGGATCTATCAGTTTGGCGTCGACGAGTTCGACGCCATGACCAATCTGGGCAAAGGGTTGCGCGAGAAGCTCGATCAGGTCGCACAAATCCGGCCGCCGGAAGTGGTCAGCGAACAGCACTCCAGCGACGGCACCATCAAGTGGTTGCTGCGGGTGGACAACGGCAACTGCATCGAAACGGTGTTTATCCCCGAGGAGCATCGCGGCACTCTCTGTATCTCCTCGCAGGTCGGCTGCGCTTTGGACTGTACGTTCTGTTCCACTGCCCAGCAGGGCTTCAATCGCAATCTCTCCGCCGCCGAGATCATCGGCCAGCTGTGGGTGGCCAACCAGCGCCTGCACAGTATTCCGCGCCTGGCGCGCAGCATCAGTAACGTGGTGTTGATGGGCATGGGCGAACCCTTGCTCAATTTCGACAATGTCGTGTGCGCCATGAATATCATGATGGAAGACAATGCCTATGGCCTGTCCAAGCGACGCGTGACCCTGAGCACCTCCGGCGTGATTCCGGCGCTGGATCGGCTCAAGCAGGTTAGCGACGTGAGCCTGGCCGTGTCATTGCATGCGCCGACCGATGAATTGCGCGATCAGCTGGTACCGATCAACCGCAAATACCCGATCAAGGAACTGATCGCGGCCTGTCTGCGTTATATTGACGGCGACTCGCGACGCAAGATTACCTTTGAGTACGTGATGCTGGAAGGGATTAACGACAAACCCGAACATGCCCGCGCGCTGATCAAGCTGTTACGTCAGGTGCCGTCCAAGATCAATCTGATTCCGTTTAACCCGTTTCCCGGGACCGACTATCGCTGCTCCGATGCGGCAACCATCAACCGGTTTCGTGATATCTTGATGGAGGCCGGTCTGATGACCGTGACCCGCAAGACTCGCGGCGATGATATCGATGCCGCTTGCGGTCAGTTGGCCGGCCAGGTGCTGGACAAGACCAAACGCAAATTACGGCGGACCGCCGAACAGATGCCAATCAACAGGGTGGGAACATGA
- the hisS gene encoding histidine--tRNA ligase, with the protein MANAVQAIRGMNDILPAETPRWQFVEQAFRELMAGYAYQQIRLPIVEKTELFKRSIGEVTDIVEKEMYTFEDRNGDSLSLRPEGTAGCVRAAIQNGLLNQGAQKLWYAGPMFRHERPQKGRYRQFYQLGVEVFGLTGPDIDAELIVLTARLWQRLGLAQDVCLEINTLGTSEARRAYREVLVEYFNAHLDQLDEDSQRRLHSNPLRILDSKTPDMQALIEAAPRLQDHLDDESAAHFARLRELLEAVGIQYRVNPRLVRGLDYYAKTVFEWVTDKLGAQGTVCAGGRFDGLVEQLGGKPTPAMGFALGMERLVALLDERPFDETPYRPHAYLLPAGEQAETAGLQLAEQLRDRLPALRLQVHCGGGSIKSQMKKADRSGAAYALILGEQELAEQRVTVKDLRGDRPQQQVAQDELDGFLAREFDLAGN; encoded by the coding sequence GTGGCAAACGCAGTCCAGGCAATCCGGGGCATGAACGACATTCTGCCGGCAGAGACGCCGCGCTGGCAGTTCGTGGAACAGGCATTTCGTGAGTTGATGGCCGGTTACGCTTATCAGCAGATCCGCCTACCCATTGTCGAGAAAACCGAGCTGTTCAAACGCTCCATCGGCGAGGTGACCGACATTGTCGAAAAGGAGATGTATACCTTCGAGGATCGCAACGGCGACAGCCTGAGTCTGCGCCCGGAGGGGACCGCCGGTTGTGTCCGCGCCGCCATTCAGAACGGCCTGTTGAACCAGGGGGCGCAGAAGCTGTGGTACGCCGGCCCCATGTTCCGCCACGAGCGGCCGCAAAAGGGGCGTTATCGCCAGTTTTACCAGCTCGGGGTCGAGGTGTTTGGCCTGACCGGGCCGGACATCGACGCCGAGTTGATCGTACTTACGGCCCGGCTGTGGCAGCGACTCGGGCTGGCGCAGGATGTTTGCCTGGAGATCAACACCCTGGGTACCAGCGAGGCGCGTCGCGCCTATCGGGAAGTCCTGGTTGAGTACTTCAACGCCCACCTCGATCAACTCGACGAGGACAGTCAGCGCCGCCTGCACAGCAATCCGTTGCGTATTCTTGACAGCAAGACCCCCGACATGCAGGCACTGATCGAGGCCGCACCGCGCCTGCAGGACCACCTGGACGACGAATCGGCCGCGCACTTTGCCCGTTTGCGGGAACTGCTGGAAGCGGTCGGTATCCAATACCGGGTTAACCCGCGACTGGTGCGCGGCCTCGATTATTACGCCAAAACCGTGTTTGAATGGGTCACCGACAAGCTCGGTGCCCAGGGTACTGTCTGTGCCGGTGGCCGTTTCGACGGCCTGGTCGAACAGCTGGGCGGCAAGCCCACCCCGGCGATGGGCTTCGCCCTGGGCATGGAGCGGCTGGTGGCACTGCTCGACGAGCGGCCGTTCGACGAAACGCCGTATCGCCCGCACGCCTATCTGCTGCCGGCCGGCGAGCAGGCCGAAACCGCGGGGCTGCAGCTGGCCGAACAGCTGCGTGATCGTTTGCCGGCGTTGCGTCTGCAGGTTCATTGCGGCGGCGGCAGCATCAAGAGCCAGATGAAAAAAGCCGATCGTAGCGGCGCCGCTTACGCCCTGATTCTGGGTGAGCAGGAGCTGGCCGAACAGCGTGTGACGGTGAAGGATTTACGCGGTGACAGGCCGCAGCAACAAGTGGCGCAGGATGAACTCGACGGCTTTTTGGCCCGCGAATTCGATCTGGCCGGGAACTGA
- the xseA gene encoding exodeoxyribonuclease VII large subunit, whose translation MNQLSPGQRDIYSVSRLNREIRALLETGFPAIWLEGELSNLARPASGHLYFSLKDEAAQVRCAMFRNRNLLLKFRPENGLQVMVRARVSLYEARGDYQLIVEHMEEAGDGALRRAFDELKVKLEAAGLFAPEHKQPLPRFPQCIGVITSPSGAAIRDIVTTLRRRFPGLPVVVYPVPVQGENAAPAIVAALRTAARRAECDVLILARGGGSLEDLWPFNEEQVARALHDCPIPVVSGVGHETDVTIADFVADVRAPTPTAAAELVSPSRLEWQQSFSQLTQRLIRVMQQQLRQREQQLAWLARQLPHPQRYLQSVAQRLDELEIRRNNAWRYQLRERAARLSTVRERLQQHNPRHNLRHLESRRQQLTSRLMRVMRRQLDDSGQRLQYLARALETVSPLATLSRGYAIVSTEAEDKVITDVKQITLHSRIRARLHRGRFTALIDGIEDEEN comes from the coding sequence ATGAATCAGCTCAGCCCCGGACAACGCGATATCTACAGCGTCTCGCGACTCAACCGTGAGATCCGCGCCCTGCTGGAGACCGGCTTCCCGGCCATCTGGCTGGAAGGCGAGCTCTCCAACCTGGCGCGGCCCGCCTCCGGCCATCTCTATTTTTCCCTCAAGGACGAAGCCGCCCAGGTGCGTTGCGCCATGTTCCGCAATCGCAACCTGCTGCTCAAATTCCGGCCGGAAAACGGCCTGCAGGTGATGGTCCGCGCCCGGGTCAGCCTGTACGAAGCACGCGGCGACTACCAGCTGATTGTCGAACATATGGAAGAGGCCGGCGACGGCGCCCTGCGCCGCGCCTTTGACGAACTCAAGGTCAAACTGGAGGCGGCCGGGCTGTTTGCCCCCGAGCACAAACAGCCTCTGCCCCGTTTTCCGCAGTGCATCGGGGTGATCACCTCCCCCAGCGGCGCGGCTATCCGCGATATTGTTACCACCCTGCGGCGGCGTTTTCCGGGCCTGCCCGTGGTGGTCTATCCGGTGCCGGTCCAGGGCGAGAACGCCGCCCCGGCCATCGTCGCGGCTCTGCGGACTGCCGCCCGGCGCGCCGAGTGCGATGTGCTGATTCTGGCCCGCGGTGGCGGTTCGCTGGAGGATCTGTGGCCCTTCAACGAGGAGCAGGTTGCCCGCGCCCTCCATGACTGCCCGATCCCGGTGGTCAGCGGCGTGGGCCATGAAACGGACGTCACCATCGCCGATTTTGTCGCCGATGTCCGCGCTCCCACCCCCACCGCCGCCGCGGAACTGGTCAGCCCCAGCCGGCTCGAATGGCAACAGAGCTTCTCACAACTGACGCAACGCCTGATCCGCGTCATGCAGCAGCAGCTGCGTCAGCGGGAACAACAACTGGCCTGGCTGGCCCGACAACTGCCCCATCCACAGCGCTATCTGCAATCGGTCGCCCAGCGGCTGGATGAACTGGAGATCCGGCGCAACAACGCCTGGCGTTATCAATTGCGCGAGCGCGCCGCCCGGCTCAGCACCGTGCGCGAACGATTGCAACAACACAATCCCCGGCACAACCTGCGTCACCTTGAATCCCGGCGCCAGCAACTGACGAGTCGACTGATGCGCGTCATGCGTCGCCAGTTGGACGACAGTGGACAGCGCCTGCAATATCTGGCCAGGGCACTGGAGACCGTCAGTCCGCTGGCCACCTTGAGTCGCGGATATGCTATTGTCAGTACCGAAGCCGAGGATAAAGTCATTACCGATGTGAAGCAGATCACATTACACAGCCGTATCCGGGCACGCTTGCACCGGGGTCGTTTTACCGCCTTAATCGATGGGATCGAAGATGAAGAAAACTAG